The following coding sequences lie in one Loxodonta africana isolate mLoxAfr1 chromosome X, mLoxAfr1.hap2, whole genome shotgun sequence genomic window:
- the CCDC160 gene encoding coiled-coil domain-containing protein 160, with the protein MDARRKHKKENMFTPFCDTQICPGQASQPKFSEQLSLEKARSMAESYNLSSQKFQEVNKVKKKESISQLNEKERELKLRERKINISKNETDTSSASCEASDLDVPTKETIRGRQNCYTCGTKESPTGRRRRRRGDMRKNFPEEMCPKLRLNLLNAELEELNMKCKKIEEEFENAEKELMNSKKEVSTKPLNFQETRKDSLKKDWELQALRNDLSEKATNVKNLTKELQQAKEVIHKLNLENRDLKETVKKLKRQTEAGNALLKDEMKLFYELEMEKIRKELDAIKNDLKVEKTLQARNNRALELIRTHFASGTPSSTLGQFSGNIF; encoded by the coding sequence atggatgctaGAAGAAAACACAAGAAGGAGAATATGTTTACTCCTTTTTGTGATACCCAGATTTGTCCAGGTCAGGCTTCTCAGCCTAAATTTTCTGAACAATTGTCTTTAGAAAAGGCCAGGAGTATGGCAGAAAGTTATAATTTGTCCAGTCAGAAGTTTCAAGAGGTAAACAAAGTTAAGAAAAAAGAATCTATTTCCCAACTAAATGAAAAAGAACGAGAACTAAAgttaagagagagaaagataaacatttcaaagaatgaaaCAGACACAAGTTCTGCCTCCTGTGAAGCATCCGATTTGGATGTTCCAACCAAAGAAACCATCAGGGGCAGGCAAAATTGTTACACCTGCGGTACGAAGGAATCGCCAACCGGACGGAGACGACGGCGACGAGGAGACATGAGGAAGAATTTCCCGGAGGAAATGTGTCCAAAACTTCGCCTGAACCTTTTGAATGCAGAACTGGAAGAACTTAAtatgaaatgcaaaaaaatagaagaggaatttGAAAATGCCGAAAAAGAACTTATGAACTCCAAAAAAGAAGTCTCCACCAAACCCTTAAACTTtcaagaaacaaggaaggatTCTTTGAAGAAAGACTGGGAACTGCAAGCTTTACGAAATGACCTGTCTGAAAaagcaaccaatgtcaaaaacttAACTAAAGAGCTCCAGCAAGCCAAAGAAGTCATCCACAAGCTGAACTTAGAAAACCGAGATTTGAAAGAAACTGTTAAGAAGCTGAAGCGGCAAACTGAGGCTGGAAATGCACTCCTAAAAGATGAAATGAAGTTGTTTTATGAATTAGAAATGGAAAAGATCCGCAAAGAGCTTGATGCCATCAAGAATGACCTGAAAGTTGAGAAGACCCTACAAGCAAGAAACAACAGGGCCCTGGAGTTGATTAGAACGCACTTTGCCTCAGGAACGCCATCAAGTACCCTTGGCCAattttcagggaatattttttaa